From Haloarcula sp. CBA1127, a single genomic window includes:
- a CDS encoding DUF3488 and DUF4129 domain-containing transglutaminase family protein, with protein sequence MSAAVTERVRDRIPWSGSRILALLAAALAIGAPLRTMYYLSDVVGDPTLFLALTALSLVGATLLARVLRPPLAIGVGAVLFAGGLGAYILNLSTNPAITELLGDTAALLTGRSLLQIAKVRLWVLSFAPAPVFLTWYFALRRWYVTATMAAGTALAFFALTTDAGVVTTLLGVVGIAATIGFGTLDTLSADEPADLTKRPDAMSGSSETGQTDDDSEGIDAGRRAVLEQLAAIIVVPAALSQIPITRDSLLSYDDGSGGQTVEGSLFDAGESLSVLGSISLTPEIRYTVESEEPRYWRVASYDRYTGNGWVRTGNPIPYEDQRLDSPEGETRTLRQEFRAESTIGTVPTAWKPVRYSGGPSVSVSSEGGFQPDDTLSTGDSYEVRSELLVATPDGLRAAGTDYDDATVELYTQLPDSTPDRVGERTAILTANAENPYETALVVERWLQDSKGYSLDVDRPDFNVADAFLFEMDEGYCVYFATTMVTMLRTQGIPARMTVGYTAGQRIDENQWVVRGLNSHAWVEVYFPEQGWVQFDPTPSGPREAVRQQRIEDASSDESSPTVGDGNPVEQYTPSDTSTPAPLTETNGTETEPTETPTATESDTPTGTAGESDTDERRELRLPELPSREEMTLGVVALLGIAAGARRSGLSGRAYRAVWLRYQRRVDPETDVERAFQRAMHVLGKEHRGRKDGETVRAYLDAIEADDRVRRLAALREQLRYGGEVSEAMADEAVEIADGIVSER encoded by the coding sequence ATGAGCGCCGCAGTCACAGAGCGTGTCCGCGACCGGATCCCCTGGAGCGGGTCACGAATACTGGCGCTGCTTGCGGCGGCGCTAGCCATCGGCGCGCCGCTGCGGACGATGTACTATCTCAGCGACGTGGTCGGCGACCCGACCCTGTTTCTGGCGCTCACCGCGCTCTCGCTCGTCGGCGCGACGCTGCTGGCCCGCGTGCTCAGACCGCCTCTCGCGATCGGCGTCGGCGCAGTGCTGTTCGCCGGCGGGCTCGGCGCGTACATTCTGAACCTCTCGACGAATCCGGCGATAACAGAGCTTCTGGGCGACACCGCTGCCCTGCTGACCGGGCGGTCGTTGCTCCAGATAGCCAAGGTCAGGCTGTGGGTGCTGTCGTTCGCGCCGGCACCGGTGTTTCTGACGTGGTACTTCGCGCTGCGGCGCTGGTACGTGACGGCGACGATGGCGGCCGGCACAGCGCTCGCGTTCTTCGCTCTGACGACCGACGCCGGCGTGGTGACGACGCTGCTGGGCGTGGTCGGCATCGCGGCGACGATCGGCTTCGGGACGCTCGATACGCTGTCGGCGGACGAGCCGGCGGACCTGACGAAGCGGCCCGATGCGATGTCCGGCAGCAGCGAGACGGGACAGACGGACGACGACAGCGAGGGCATCGACGCCGGGCGGCGTGCCGTCCTCGAACAGCTGGCGGCGATAATCGTCGTCCCGGCGGCGCTCTCGCAGATCCCGATTACCCGGGACAGTTTGCTGTCGTACGACGACGGGTCAGGAGGCCAGACCGTCGAGGGGAGCCTCTTCGACGCCGGGGAGTCACTCTCGGTGCTCGGGAGCATCTCGCTGACGCCGGAGATACGGTACACGGTCGAAAGCGAGGAACCGCGCTACTGGCGGGTCGCCTCCTACGACCGCTACACCGGCAACGGGTGGGTTCGGACGGGGAACCCCATTCCGTACGAAGACCAGCGGCTCGACTCTCCTGAGGGGGAGACCCGGACGCTTCGACAGGAGTTCCGGGCGGAGTCGACCATCGGGACCGTCCCGACTGCCTGGAAGCCCGTCCGCTACTCGGGGGGGCCGTCGGTATCGGTCTCCAGCGAGGGCGGGTTCCAGCCCGACGACACGCTGTCGACGGGCGACAGCTACGAAGTCAGAAGCGAACTGCTCGTGGCAACCCCCGACGGGCTGCGTGCGGCCGGCACTGACTACGACGACGCGACTGTGGAGCTGTACACCCAGCTCCCCGACAGCACGCCGGACCGGGTCGGGGAGCGGACGGCGATTCTCACCGCGAACGCCGAGAACCCCTACGAGACGGCGCTGGTCGTCGAGCGGTGGCTGCAGGACAGCAAGGGCTACTCACTCGATGTCGACCGCCCCGATTTCAACGTCGCGGACGCCTTCCTCTTCGAGATGGACGAAGGGTACTGCGTCTACTTCGCGACGACGATGGTGACGATGCTCCGGACCCAGGGCATCCCGGCACGCATGACCGTCGGGTACACCGCCGGCCAGCGAATCGACGAGAACCAGTGGGTCGTGCGCGGGCTCAACTCTCATGCCTGGGTCGAGGTGTACTTCCCCGAACAGGGCTGGGTACAGTTTGACCCGACGCCATCCGGGCCGCGTGAGGCGGTCAGACAGCAACGTATCGAAGACGCGAGTTCGGACGAATCGTCGCCCACCGTCGGCGACGGGAACCCGGTAGAGCAGTACACGCCATCCGACACGTCGACGCCCGCCCCGCTGACTGAGACCAACGGGACCGAGACCGAGCCGACGGAGACACCAACGGCCACGGAATCCGACACACCCACCGGCACAGCAGGGGAGTCAGACACGGACGAGAGAAGGGAGCTGCGCCTGCCGGAGCTCCCGTCACGCGAGGAGATGACGCTCGGCGTCGTTGCACTGCTCGGCATCGCGGCGGGCGCGCGTCGGTCCGGCCTCAGCGGGCGAGCCTACCGGGCGGTGTGGCTGCGCTACCAGCGCCGCGTGGACCCCGAGACCGACGTCGAGCGAGCGTTCCAGCGGGCCATGCACGTCCTCGGGAAGGAACACCGGGGCCGCAAGGACGGCGAGACGGTACGGGCGTATCTCGACGCGATAGAGGCCGATGACCGGGTCCGGCGGCTGGCGGCGCTACGAGAACAGCTCCGGTACGGCGGCGAAGTGAGCGAGGCGATGGCCGACGAAGCCGTCGAAATCGCCGACGGGATCGTCTCCGAGCGATAG
- a CDS encoding DUF58 domain-containing protein, which yields MRPTRRGFVVLAVAGAALLVSARFGQPGLTAVAGPLFVGVFVAAVQVRWSGAPTVERSPLRRGFPGETRTVEFRVDGSGIATVTARLSAGLDGETTVTRSLPATVAYRVTYTARGEQRVGPAEVTVTDALGLIRESYTIGSRADVLVYPPVYRLGGADAFARTFTPESEDRQSFDRLREYVSGDSLRDVHWKSSAKREDLLVKEFTDNRSDRTLLVAAEAQQGHADEMAAAAATITMAALESGLAVELAVPNGAVEQGYGDTHRTRLLELLARADAGQTDRVDDADVIVTANGDGVTVSVDGRRQSFAAVTASRDNPIAGEVNG from the coding sequence ATGAGACCGACACGACGCGGTTTCGTCGTCCTCGCCGTCGCCGGTGCCGCCCTTCTGGTCAGTGCCAGATTCGGTCAGCCCGGGCTCACCGCCGTCGCCGGCCCGCTGTTCGTCGGCGTGTTCGTCGCCGCCGTGCAGGTTCGCTGGAGCGGCGCGCCGACTGTCGAACGGAGTCCCCTCCGCCGTGGCTTTCCCGGCGAGACGAGGACCGTCGAGTTCCGCGTTGACGGGAGCGGCATTGCGACGGTCACCGCTCGGCTTTCCGCGGGGCTTGATGGCGAGACGACGGTCACCAGGTCTCTGCCGGCGACGGTGGCATACCGGGTCACCTACACGGCCCGGGGTGAGCAACGGGTCGGCCCCGCCGAGGTGACGGTGACGGACGCGCTGGGACTTATCAGAGAGAGCTACACCATCGGGAGCAGGGCCGACGTGCTGGTGTATCCGCCCGTCTATCGGCTGGGCGGAGCAGACGCGTTCGCGCGAACATTCACGCCGGAGAGCGAGGACCGGCAGTCGTTCGACCGACTGCGGGAGTACGTCAGCGGCGACTCCTTGCGGGACGTCCACTGGAAATCCAGCGCCAAGCGCGAGGACCTGTTAGTCAAGGAGTTCACTGACAACCGGAGCGACCGGACCCTGCTCGTTGCCGCGGAAGCCCAGCAGGGCCACGCCGACGAGATGGCCGCCGCGGCGGCGACCATCACGATGGCCGCGCTGGAGAGCGGTCTGGCCGTCGAACTCGCCGTTCCGAACGGTGCGGTCGAGCAGGGGTACGGCGACACCCACCGGACGCGACTGCTCGAACTGCTGGCCCGGGCTGACGCGGGCCAGACCGACCGGGTGGACGACGCCGATGTGATTGTCACAGCCAACGGCGACGGGGTCACGGTGTCGGTCGACGGCCGCCGCCAGTCCTTCGCTGCTGTGACCGCCAGTCGAGACAACCCCATCGCGGGGGAGGTGAACGGATGA
- a CDS encoding MoxR family ATPase: protein MTGTDTPHSQQSDSPLRDATRVANQVIENVEQVIVGQHDAIEHIVITLLGRGHVLLEDVPGVGKTMLARSVAASFDGEFKRVQFTPDLLPTDVTGVNIYNQKTQEFEFRPGPIFANVVLGDEINRAPPKTQSALLEAMEEQQVSVDGTTHPVPQPFTVIATQNTVEQNRAYDLPMAELDRFMTKLHLGYPNEAAETEMLGDVVGHHPIEDLTSVATLDALSAARETVAEVAVEEPIRSYATRLARYTRENAQLGVSPRGSISLLRAAQARAVLDGRSYVIPDDVQTEAPVVLPHRIRTESSEQDARALVAEALDTVYVE, encoded by the coding sequence ATGACAGGCACTGACACTCCACACAGTCAACAGTCGGACAGTCCCCTCCGCGACGCCACACGCGTCGCCAATCAGGTGATCGAAAACGTCGAGCAGGTCATCGTCGGACAACACGACGCCATCGAACACATCGTCATCACGCTGCTCGGCCGCGGCCACGTCCTGCTTGAGGATGTCCCCGGCGTCGGCAAGACGATGCTTGCTCGCTCCGTCGCCGCGTCCTTCGACGGCGAGTTCAAGCGCGTCCAGTTCACGCCAGACCTCCTCCCGACCGACGTGACCGGCGTCAACATCTACAACCAGAAGACACAGGAGTTCGAGTTCCGGCCGGGTCCGATTTTCGCCAACGTCGTCCTCGGCGACGAGATCAACCGCGCGCCGCCGAAGACGCAGTCGGCGCTGCTTGAGGCCATGGAGGAACAGCAGGTGTCCGTCGATGGGACCACACATCCCGTGCCACAGCCGTTTACCGTCATCGCCACGCAGAACACGGTCGAACAGAACCGGGCCTACGACCTGCCGATGGCCGAACTCGACCGGTTCATGACGAAACTACATCTCGGCTATCCGAACGAGGCGGCGGAGACGGAGATGCTGGGTGACGTGGTGGGCCACCATCCCATCGAGGACCTCACGTCGGTCGCCACCCTCGATGCGCTGTCCGCCGCCCGGGAAACGGTGGCCGAGGTGGCCGTTGAGGAACCCATCCGCTCGTACGCGACCCGGCTGGCGCGGTACACGCGGGAGAACGCACAACTGGGCGTCAGCCCGCGAGGGAGCATCTCGCTGCTCCGAGCGGCACAGGCCCGGGCCGTGCTCGACGGCCGCAGTTACGTTATTCCTGACGACGTCCAGACGGAAGCGCCAGTTGTCCTCCCACATCGCATCCGCACTGAGAGCAGCGAGCAGGACGCCCGGGCACTCGTCGCGGAGGCACTCGATACCGTCTACGTCGAATGA
- a CDS encoding class I SAM-dependent methyltransferase, translated as MSVREEFDAWAAEGKDRGMEDRHWHTAKHVLARMPVEPGDTVLDLGTGSGYALRALRDTNDAGPCYGLDGSPEMLRNAREYTDDDGIGFLRGDFDALPFATDSIDHVFSMEAFYYASDPLHTLEEIARVLRPGGTAHIAVNYYEENVHSHEWQEFIDIEMTRWSGPEYREAFREAGLAVATQDTIPDREVEIPPADAFPTDEFETREAMVERYRELGTLLTVGVATE; from the coding sequence ATGAGCGTTCGCGAGGAATTCGACGCGTGGGCGGCCGAAGGCAAAGACAGAGGAATGGAGGACCGGCACTGGCACACCGCAAAGCACGTCCTCGCCCGGATGCCGGTCGAGCCGGGCGACACGGTACTCGACCTCGGGACAGGGTCGGGCTACGCGCTCCGCGCGCTCCGGGACACCAACGACGCCGGTCCTTGCTATGGCCTCGACGGGTCGCCGGAGATGCTCCGGAACGCCCGTGAGTACACGGACGACGACGGTATTGGGTTCCTGCGTGGTGACTTCGACGCCCTGCCGTTTGCGACTGACAGTATCGACCACGTGTTCTCGATGGAGGCGTTCTACTACGCCAGCGACCCGCTACACACTCTCGAAGAAATCGCGCGGGTGCTGCGACCCGGTGGGACCGCCCACATCGCGGTGAACTACTACGAGGAGAACGTCCACTCCCACGAGTGGCAGGAGTTCATCGACATCGAGATGACCCGCTGGAGCGGCCCGGAGTACCGCGAGGCCTTCCGCGAAGCGGGTCTGGCTGTGGCCACACAGGACACGATCCCCGACCGCGAGGTGGAGATTCCGCCGGCAGACGCGTTCCCCACGGACGAGTTCGAGACGCGTGAAGCGATGGTCGAGCGCTATCGCGAACTGGGAACGTTGCTGACCGTCGGCGTCGCCACCGAATAA
- a CDS encoding tryptophanase encodes MRSYKAKSVTSIQLPPREQRETALTEAGHNVFNLAADDVFIDLLTDSGTGAMSDDQWADLVRGDEAYAGSRSFKRFREAVADVMGFDRVVPTHQGRGAENVLFGALLDDGDVVLNNTHFDTTRAHVTNQGAVAVDCPAETDLTTDSVGTFAGNFSTDRGWDAVEQHGQDAVSAVVLTITNNSAAGQPVSMENIRETAAFAAEIDATFVIDACRFAENAQFIKQRDPEYADTPLSEIAREQLRPADAITMSGKKDALANIGGFTAVRDAALFEQCKQRAILYEGFPTYGGLAGRDLEAMATGLREAVQPPYVAERIEQVATLGDLLRERDIPIVTPTGGHAVYIDAATLLPDIPADQFPGQRLVCELYREGGVRTVELGSFAFPETDRPELVRLALPRRTYWREHLEHIAETAARVRDHREEYSGLEIVWEPPMEELRHFSAELEPVA; translated from the coding sequence ATGCGCTCGTATAAGGCCAAATCGGTAACATCGATACAGCTTCCGCCCCGTGAGCAACGTGAGACCGCGCTCACCGAGGCCGGACACAACGTCTTCAACCTCGCTGCGGATGATGTCTTTATTGACTTGCTGACCGATTCGGGGACTGGCGCGATGAGTGACGACCAGTGGGCGGACTTAGTTCGGGGAGACGAAGCGTACGCCGGATCGCGCTCGTTCAAACGCTTCCGTGAGGCGGTTGCCGACGTGATGGGGTTCGACCGCGTGGTCCCGACACATCAGGGCCGCGGCGCGGAGAACGTCCTGTTCGGAGCGCTGCTGGACGACGGTGACGTCGTTCTCAACAACACGCATTTTGACACCACCCGCGCACACGTGACGAATCAGGGCGCAGTCGCGGTTGACTGCCCGGCAGAGACGGACCTGACCACTGATAGTGTCGGGACGTTTGCTGGAAACTTCTCCACAGACCGGGGGTGGGACGCCGTTGAGCAGCACGGGCAGGACGCTGTTTCGGCCGTCGTCCTGACGATCACGAACAACTCCGCCGCCGGCCAGCCGGTGTCGATGGAAAACATCCGCGAGACAGCCGCCTTCGCCGCGGAAATCGACGCAACGTTCGTCATCGACGCCTGTCGGTTCGCTGAAAACGCACAGTTCATCAAGCAACGGGACCCCGAATACGCCGATACGCCCCTCAGTGAGATTGCCCGCGAGCAGTTACGCCCCGCGGACGCAATCACGATGAGTGGCAAAAAGGACGCACTCGCAAACATCGGCGGGTTCACCGCCGTCCGCGACGCTGCCCTGTTTGAACAGTGTAAACAGCGTGCGATCCTGTACGAAGGGTTCCCGACCTACGGGGGCCTCGCGGGCCGAGACCTCGAAGCGATGGCCACTGGTCTGCGTGAAGCGGTCCAGCCGCCCTACGTCGCCGAGCGGATCGAACAGGTCGCAACCCTCGGCGACCTTCTGCGTGAGCGCGATATCCCGATCGTCACGCCGACCGGTGGTCACGCCGTCTACATCGATGCGGCCACCCTGCTCCCAGACATTCCTGCTGACCAGTTCCCCGGACAACGGCTCGTCTGCGAACTTTACCGCGAAGGCGGCGTCCGGACAGTCGAACTCGGCTCCTTTGCCTTCCCCGAGACCGACCGTCCGGAACTCGTCCGTCTCGCCCTGCCTCGCCGGACGTACTGGCGCGAACACCTCGAACACATCGCGGAAACCGCTGCACGTGTTCGTGACCATCGCGAGGAGTACTCCGGTCTGGAAATCGTCTGGGAGCCTCCGATGGAAGAACTCAGGCACTTCTCAGCCGAACTCGAACCCGTTGCGTAG
- a CDS encoding 5,10-methylenetetrahydromethanopterin reductase, whose product MYAIELTPEHPVAQLASFAEQAESNALDAVYVSHHYNNRDQFMSLTAMAERTDEVLLGPGIANPYETHPVTLASRVATLDELSDGRAVFGIGPGDKSTLSNLGFGHDNALRRVLETFTTARKLWDGERVDHDGTFEAVDAGLNYEVDEIPVYVGAQGPHMTRMAAKHADGALYNGAHPKDLAWAREQVEEMADERPEEYGEFDLAAYASVSVAEDEAEAREAARPPVAFVAAGSPPPVLDRHGIDHEAADDIGQAISAGEFSAAFEGVTEAMLDAFCIAGTPETVAERTAALEEHADSVVFASPLGPDVETAIDLLGAVLDRRSR is encoded by the coding sequence ATGTACGCGATTGAACTCACCCCGGAACACCCGGTCGCACAGCTCGCCTCGTTTGCCGAACAGGCCGAATCGAACGCGCTCGACGCCGTCTACGTCAGCCATCACTACAACAACCGCGACCAGTTCATGTCGCTGACCGCGATGGCCGAGCGGACCGATGAGGTGCTGCTCGGCCCCGGCATCGCCAACCCCTACGAGACGCACCCGGTGACGCTGGCCTCGCGGGTCGCAACGCTCGACGAACTGAGCGACGGGCGGGCCGTCTTCGGCATCGGGCCGGGGGATAAATCGACGCTCAGCAACCTCGGCTTCGGCCACGACAACGCACTGCGGCGCGTGCTTGAGACGTTCACGACTGCGCGGAAGCTCTGGGACGGCGAACGAGTCGACCACGACGGGACGTTCGAGGCCGTCGACGCCGGGCTGAACTACGAGGTCGATGAGATTCCGGTGTACGTCGGCGCGCAGGGGCCGCACATGACCCGGATGGCGGCGAAACACGCCGACGGGGCGCTGTACAACGGCGCGCATCCAAAAGATCTCGCGTGGGCACGCGAGCAAGTAGAAGAGATGGCCGACGAGCGACCCGAAGAATACGGTGAGTTCGACCTCGCAGCCTACGCCAGCGTCTCGGTCGCCGAGGACGAGGCCGAAGCGCGGGAGGCCGCTCGCCCACCGGTCGCGTTCGTCGCCGCGGGGTCGCCGCCGCCGGTGCTCGACCGCCACGGCATCGACCACGAGGCCGCCGACGACATCGGGCAGGCGATCTCGGCTGGCGAGTTCTCGGCCGCGTTCGAGGGCGTGACAGAGGCGATGCTGGACGCGTTCTGTATCGCCGGGACGCCGGAGACAGTAGCTGAGCGGACAGCGGCGTTAGAAGAACACGCTGATAGCGTGGTGTTCGCGTCGCCGCTCGGGCCGGATGTCGAGACAGCTATCGATTTGCTTGGGGCGGTCCTCGACCGCCGGAGCCGCTGA
- a CDS encoding coenzyme F420-0:L-glutamate ligase, producing MEVFAVEGVPEVRPGDDVAELLVEQADLRDDDVVCVASTIVSKANGRGRSLSSYDPSERAEGIAATIEDIADEEKDPRMAQAILDECEEVLVEAPFILGVTEFGHITVNAGIDRSNVPGADLLLLPEDPTAEAEAIRDGIRERTGVEPSVIVTDTSGRPFRLGQRGVALGWAGLPASRDWRGEHDRDGRELEATVQAVVDELAAAANLVTGEGDGGTPAAVVRDFDFGDHAGSEQLFRDPEKDVVRQALREWSHVRD from the coding sequence ATGGAAGTCTTCGCGGTCGAGGGGGTGCCCGAGGTCCGCCCTGGCGACGACGTGGCCGAACTGCTCGTCGAGCAGGCCGACCTGCGGGACGACGACGTGGTCTGTGTCGCCAGCACCATCGTTTCCAAAGCCAACGGACGCGGGCGGTCGCTGTCATCGTACGACCCAAGCGAGCGCGCCGAGGGCATCGCGGCGACCATCGAGGACATCGCCGACGAGGAGAAGGACCCGCGGATGGCACAGGCGATTCTCGACGAATGCGAGGAGGTGCTGGTCGAAGCCCCCTTCATCCTCGGCGTGACGGAGTTCGGGCACATCACCGTCAACGCGGGCATCGATCGCTCGAACGTGCCCGGCGCGGACCTCCTCTTGCTCCCCGAAGACCCGACAGCGGAGGCCGAAGCGATCCGCGACGGCATCCGCGAGCGGACGGGCGTCGAACCCAGCGTCATCGTCACCGACACGTCGGGGCGGCCGTTCCGCCTCGGCCAGCGCGGCGTCGCACTGGGCTGGGCCGGTCTCCCTGCTTCTCGGGACTGGCGGGGCGAACACGACCGCGACGGCCGCGAACTCGAAGCTACCGTTCAGGCCGTCGTCGACGAACTCGCCGCCGCAGCCAACCTCGTCACCGGCGAGGGCGACGGCGGAACACCTGCCGCAGTCGTTCGCGATTTTGACTTCGGCGACCACGCGGGCAGCGAGCAACTGTTCCGCGACCCGGAGAAGGACGTAGTCAGACAAGCACTCAGAGAGTGGTCCCATGTACGCGATTGA
- a CDS encoding metallophosphoesterase family protein codes for MDVALISDSHIPSREHEIPPSFRERIEVADHVIHAGDFDSKGALADIRHMATELTAVSGNIDPDIGLPERATVELGGVTFVVTHGTGPHQGWADRVAAAVREETDSSAVGVAGHTHEQTDIVYESVRLLNPGSVTGASPADHPTMLTATVEDGSIDVAQHEL; via the coding sequence ATGGATGTCGCTCTCATCAGCGATTCGCACATCCCCTCCCGGGAACACGAGATTCCGCCGTCGTTCCGGGAACGCATCGAGGTCGCCGACCACGTCATCCACGCCGGTGATTTCGACAGCAAAGGAGCGCTCGCTGACATCCGCCATATGGCGACAGAACTGACCGCCGTTTCGGGTAACATCGACCCAGACATAGGGTTGCCGGAGCGGGCGACAGTCGAACTCGGCGGCGTCACGTTCGTCGTGACACACGGCACTGGCCCGCATCAGGGCTGGGCGGACCGTGTGGCCGCTGCGGTCCGCGAGGAAACCGACAGCAGCGCCGTTGGCGTCGCCGGCCACACCCACGAACAGACAGACATCGTCTACGAGAGTGTACGACTCCTGAACCCCGGAAGTGTCACGGGGGCCTCGCCGGCAGACCACCCGACGATGCTGACCGCGACAGTCGAGGACGGCTCGATTGACGTGGCCCAGCATGAACTGTAG
- a CDS encoding winged helix-turn-helix transcriptional regulator, which produces MDRLEDQVEKEGRDLSILEAVIENGPIGIVRLAEETGVPKHKVRYSLRMLEDDELIEPTPQGAIPVDNIDERVATINDGIDRLVEQLDGLRDVFSSTE; this is translated from the coding sequence ATGGACCGACTAGAAGACCAGGTCGAAAAGGAGGGGCGGGACCTGTCGATCCTCGAAGCCGTCATCGAAAACGGGCCGATCGGTATCGTTCGGCTCGCCGAGGAGACAGGGGTCCCGAAACACAAGGTACGGTACTCGCTACGGATGCTGGAAGACGACGAACTCATCGAGCCGACGCCACAGGGCGCGATCCCGGTCGACAACATCGACGAGCGGGTCGCAACGATCAACGACGGCATCGACCGGCTGGTCGAACAGCTGGACGGGCTGCGAGACGTGTTTTCGTCCACAGAGTAG
- a CDS encoding DNA-directed RNA polymerase subunit H, with protein MVDVSQHDLVPDHSVVDEDDLEAVLTEYEIKKTDLPKIKRTDKALPDDAEVGDVVRIVRDSRTTDEAVVYRLVVE; from the coding sequence ATGGTAGATGTAAGTCAACACGACCTCGTCCCAGACCACAGTGTCGTCGACGAGGACGACCTCGAAGCAGTACTCACGGAGTATGAAATCAAGAAAACGGACCTTCCGAAGATCAAACGCACCGACAAGGCGCTGCCCGATGACGCCGAAGTCGGTGACGTAGTTCGGATCGTCCGCGACTCCAGAACGACGGATGAAGCCGTCGTGTACCGACTGGTGGTAGAATAA
- a CDS encoding DNA-directed RNA polymerase subunit B'', translating to MDTQDRRAISREYFAKERLAEHHFRSFNAFLDRGMQQVVDEKETIETDIGDKEGQEPVWVELGDVRVVTPRVREADGSEELLYPQEARLRNITYSAPVFMEMAIVRGGEEEPEEVVDRTETKIGRMPIMVGSNKCNIAGFTDEELIDIGEDPADPGGYFCVNGSERVLMTSEDLAPNKILAEYDTKYGDEVQVAKTFSQRRGYRALVLCERTRDGLLEVSFPSVSGSIDFVTLVRALGLESDEEIVHRVSEDPEIVKFMLENLEEAEVQTTEEAIETLGKRVASGQGKNYQLKRANYVIDRYLLPHLHEEGVEEEEVRINKAFYLCRMAEACFELALERRESDDKDHYANKRLKVSGDLMTDLFRTALNKLARDVKYQLERANMRNRQLSVSTVVRSDVLTERLEHPIATGNWVGGRSGVSQLVDRTDFMGVLSHLRRLRSPLSRSQPHFEARDLHATQWGRICPSETPEGPNCGLVKNFAQAMELSQDVSDPQGLKQELAEMGVQGIPGIESIEQQPADD from the coding sequence ATGGACACACAAGATCGCCGCGCTATATCGCGTGAATATTTCGCCAAGGAACGGCTCGCCGAACACCACTTCCGCTCGTTCAACGCATTCCTCGACCGGGGAATGCAGCAGGTCGTCGACGAGAAGGAAACCATCGAGACCGACATCGGTGACAAGGAAGGGCAGGAACCGGTGTGGGTCGAACTCGGCGACGTCCGCGTCGTCACCCCACGGGTCCGCGAAGCTGACGGCAGCGAGGAACTGCTGTACCCGCAGGAAGCCCGACTTCGAAACATCACCTACTCCGCGCCGGTGTTCATGGAGATGGCCATCGTTCGCGGTGGCGAGGAAGAACCGGAGGAAGTTGTCGACCGGACGGAGACCAAGATCGGGCGGATGCCCATCATGGTCGGGTCGAACAAGTGTAACATCGCGGGCTTCACCGACGAGGAGCTCATCGACATCGGCGAGGACCCTGCAGACCCCGGTGGCTACTTCTGTGTCAACGGCTCCGAGCGGGTGCTGATGACCAGTGAGGACCTCGCCCCGAACAAGATTCTGGCCGAGTACGACACCAAGTACGGCGACGAGGTGCAGGTCGCCAAGACCTTCTCCCAGCGCCGTGGCTACCGCGCACTGGTGCTGTGTGAACGAACGCGGGACGGGCTGCTGGAAGTCTCGTTCCCGTCCGTCTCGGGCAGTATCGACTTCGTCACGCTGGTCCGCGCGCTGGGGCTGGAGTCGGACGAGGAGATCGTCCACCGCGTCAGCGAGGACCCGGAAATCGTGAAGTTCATGCTGGAGAATCTTGAGGAGGCTGAAGTCCAGACGACCGAGGAAGCCATCGAGACGCTGGGCAAGCGTGTCGCCTCCGGGCAGGGCAAGAACTACCAGCTCAAGCGGGCCAACTACGTCATCGATCGCTATCTCCTCCCGCATCTGCACGAGGAAGGCGTCGAGGAAGAAGAGGTCCGCATCAACAAAGCATTCTACCTCTGTCGGATGGCCGAGGCGTGTTTCGAACTCGCACTCGAACGCCGCGAATCCGACGACAAGGACCACTACGCCAACAAGCGGCTGAAGGTCAGCGGCGACCTGATGACCGACCTGTTCCGGACGGCGCTGAACAAGCTCGCCCGGGACGTGAAATACCAGCTGGAACGGGCCAACATGCGGAACCGTCAGCTGTCGGTGTCGACCGTCGTTCGCTCGGACGTACTGACCGAGCGACTCGAGCACCCGATCGCGACGGGGAACTGGGTCGGCGGCCGCTCCGGCGTGAGCCAGCTGGTCGACCGGACAGACTTCATGGGGGTGCTGTCACACCTCCGCCGACTGCGCTCGCCGCTCAGCCGCTCCCAGCCACACTTCGAAGCACGGGACCTGCACGCGACCCAGTGGGGTCGCATCTGTCCCTCCGAGACGCCTGAAGGCCCCAACTGTGGGCTGGTGAAGAACTTCGCCCAGGCGATGGAACTCTCACAGGACGTATCGGACCCACAGGGTCTCAAACAGGAGCTTGCCGAGATGGGGGTTCAGGGCATCCCCGGTATCGAGTCGATCGAACAGCAGCCCGCGGACGATTAA